A genomic segment from Sparus aurata chromosome 20, fSpaAur1.1, whole genome shotgun sequence encodes:
- the LOC115571673 gene encoding glucagon receptor-like isoform X2, giving the protein MASGKVLEETYLRWVQYKEDCAKMIENEPLSQADLFCNRTFDRYACWPDTPAGSVVNISCPFYLPWYEKVSHGVVLRRCGSDGLWERDDSGQVWRDLTQCEEEKEVTSQELWLKQMMVSFRMLYTVGYSLSLFTLTTALIILLSFRKLHCTRNYIHANLFLSLILRAVSVIIKDTMLERHWGREIMKQTDVKEMLSHQAAIGCRIAQVMMQYCVLANHYWFFGEAIYLYSVLIASVFIDSTKYLPYICLGWGTPLLFVVPWAVMKLYKENKECWAFNENMNYWWIIRFPILFASLINFLIFMKILKVILSKLRANNQSEYPDYKLRLAKATLTLVPLFGIHEIIFIFATDEQTTGILRYIKVFFTLFLNSFQGLLVAVLYCYANKEVRTELKRKLRSWRIEAEIACCGQ; this is encoded by the exons ATGGCCAGTGGGAAAGTCTTGGAGGAGACTTATCTGAGGTGGGTCCAGTACAAAGAAGACTGTGCGAAAATGATAGAAAACGAGCCACTCAGTCAAG CGGACTTGTTCTGTAACAGGACGTTTGACAGATACGCCTGCTGGCCAGATACCCCTGCCGGCTCTGTGGTCAACATTTCATGCCCTTTCTACCTGCCGTGGTATGAAAAAG TGTCCCACGGTGTTGTGCTTCGACGGTGTGGCTCTGACGGCCTCTGGGAGAGAGATGACAGTGGGCAGGTGTGGAGAGACTTGACCCAgtgtgaggaggaaaaagaggtCACATCTCAGGAG CTGTGGTTAAAACAAATGATGGTGAGCTTCAGGATGTTGTACACTGTCGGCTactctttgtctctcttcacACTCACAACGGCTCTCATCATTCTCCTGAGCTTTAG GAAGCTGCATTGCACCAGGAACTACATTCATGCAAACCTCTTCCTGTCGCTCATCCTGCGAGCAGTATCCGTCATCATTAAGGACACCATGCTGGAACGCCACTGGGGAAGAGAAATCATGAAGCAGACTGACGTAAAAGAGATGCTCAGTCATCAG GCTGCTATTGGCTGCAGGATAGCACAGGTGATGATGCAGTACTGTGTCCTGGCCAATCACTATTGGTTCTTTGGAGAGGCTATTTATTTGTACTCTGTGCTTATCGCTTCGGTGTTCATCGACAGCACCAAATACTTACCCTACATCTGTCTTGGCTGGG GAACCCCACTTCTCTTTGTGGTTCCCTGGGCAGTGATGAAGCtatataaagaaaacaaaga GTGTTGGGCCTTCAATGAGAACATGAACTACTGGTGGATCATTCGTTTCCCAATTCTTTTTGCTTCACTT ATCAACTTTCTGATTTTCATGAAGATCCTGAAGGTCATTCTTTCCAAATTACGAGCCAACAACCAGAGTGAATACCCGGATTACAAACTTCG GCTTGCCAAGGCAACACTTACTCTCGTCCCTTTATTCGGGATACATGAGATCATATTCATCTTTGCTACAGATGAGCAGACAACAGGCATTCTGCGCTACATTAAGGTCTTCTTCACCCTTTTTCTCAATTCATTTCAG GGCCTTCTGGTGGCGGTGCTCTACTGCTATGCCAATAAAGAG GTGAGGACAGAGCTCAAGAGGAAGTTACGTAGCTGGAGGATAGAGGCTGAGATTGCATGCTGTGGACAGTGA
- the wdr90 gene encoding WD repeat-containing protein 90, translated as MASKGWQHPYVNIFKHFRVEDWKRSAKEGDVSTCTNKTLRCSVFQIRGPVPANSYILMPKNCNQSLGLTGRYFYLLFRPTPGKYFVVHLDVSAEEGQVVRISFSNMFKEFKATATWLQFPFLCGAAKDSVYESTAKSARHGLVGPAPTSVRWTCLMLDLQYTLSVYLSRCYSHLRSIKLCANMAVKNMFTSDLLLDPGVSFSEAKLLGLSSSQGTGPVPRDMSFPVPKGASWHDLYDYIRFPSEGTKLPFDSIQKGCVSNQRSPNREEPRSINLSKPVQDRVSLIQQITTPKTLTSNQSPLVTKIPDLGVVSTHPRDDWLSHNDDQYQQESAGSSSHQLTFKPRSDSDDRGVHVYVHPKDGFSKHGEESEEELVCTPVPHPVHLASSKGTRKQKLLPDPILRLNRIIGFGGATTKYALWTKSGDAVVYPCHAIIVSMEISSNQQRFFIGHTDKVSALAFNGNTTVLASAQTGNHSVVRVWDYHKGNCLAMFRTHAHSLSCLSFSYSSGILCGVGKDSHCKTMVLVWNTVKVSKGGELTILAKAHTDVDIHTMKVAFFDDTRMVSCGRDNVRLWRVRNGTLRSCPVNLGEYHSMDFTDVAFEEGNFSNHSLDDRTLFVSSRSGHIFEIDYSKVVIRNVRRLLPAQQQHADRREKLTFNTGPGIAINSISVSSSFCCTGSEDGFLRLWPLDFSAVFLEAEHEGPVNVVSVSSDSLQVLAGTSTGNLGYLDVSSRGYNTLMRSHTDAVLGFSVDGIRRHLTTASSDGTVRIWNMDSLHQLYDFVSEEGPCSVAFHPSEQVFSCGFSSGIIRVFDISSAKLLAEHRQHRGEVIGLAFSPDGEFMYSADSEGSLALYNASDDDHNVIRVVCNAVARGTERAPDALAVSSDSRCLAFVGPSEYIVTIADSQSLDELLHVDVSILDVESSRLDSAQKVCFSPATTEHLLVATSANKILWVSTKTGRLLREVSKVHKHQCSSLAVSEDSRFLLTAGHNAVKVWDYNMQLHINSQMFIGHSQPIRQVSFTPDQQGVVSVGDAIFLWDFLAHPVDSLTDSCSPLRLSYISAPKSVQPDAEASGVQLSNGMPRQTAPLPFSLPQPLDVSTLDQVDQAFGSLSINDETPTISTTKEAARDLGLSSEPRPAASFLKVTELDCELRTKKSGRPDCYRHFIPRFKTTTIDQAAAAPQPGEEGIKLKAIIGYNGNGRGNMVWSPDQGLFAYSCGCVVVVEYLHTGSQRHLQGHSEEISCLAVTNNAKTVASAAGGSNSGGSLICIWDVQNGTCRKTISYHSGAVQSLAFSRDDHFFLSVGDFSDPEVALWSSKTFQLLSSVSMSGPINDAAFSPSAASQLACVGSQGAYFCLIHTRGSDVELKVQKAKAPAMVGDVEQTALCYHMDSFLFTGTNRGHVFVWDINTQRCFMTWEADEGEIGVLLCRGNRLLTGSNTRWLRLWEVEAVLGVKPQEKVCNVEDSGTMVVLEQEIMLDGTMVSAAFDSTMDMGIVGTTVGTLWYINWSDNSSTRLVSGHNAKVNDVAFSSDENHFATCSEDGSVRVWSAPSNEMVVQFQVLNQACGCVCWSHSSRKDGACVAAGYSDGTLRIFCLASSEMEMKLHPHHVAVTAIQYSANGHVILSAGKNGLVAVSSPVNGATIRVIRDHKGVPITTIQSVNEQCQKFGLEGNEMWLAASADRRVSVWAADWLKDKCDLLDWLTFPAPAYFGDDSPPPSLAAFCPADPGLIVYSGYGVEKELCFYSLAKKQIIKKIALPNWATCFSLSCRSQLIAVGSKERVLKLIKSTSGRFQDFTQHSDSLQTCRFSPSGTLLFSVAYNEILLWEVQGL; from the exons ATGGCCTCCAAAG GTTGGCAGCATCCTTATGTCAACATATTCAAACACTTCCGAGTTGAAGACTGGAAAAGGTCGGCAAAAGAGGGAGATGTGTCAACTTGCACG AACAAGACACTGAGGTGTTCAGTGTTCCAGATCAGGGGTCCTGTTCCAGCCAACAGCTACATCCTGATGCCCAAAAACTGCAACCAGTCTCTGGGGCTGACAGGACGCTACTTCTACCTTCTCTTCAGGCCTACCCCGGGGAAATACTTTGTGGTCCAcctggatgtttctgctgag GAAGGCCAGGTGGTCCGTATCTCCTTTTCTAAcatgttcaaagagttcaaggCCACAGCTACCTGGCTTCAGTTTCCTTTCCTGTGCGGAGCTGCAAAGGATTCGGTCTATGAAAGCACAGCCAAATCCGCAAGACATG GTTTGGTGGGTCCAGCTCCCACTTCAGTGCGTTGGACCTGCCTTATGCTGGATCTGCAGTATACACTCTCTGTGTACCTCAGCCGCTGCTACAGTCACCTGAGGAGCATCAAGCTTTGTGCCAACATGGcagttaaaaacatgtttaccaGTGACCTGCTGCTAGATCCAG GAGTTTCCTTCAGTGAAGCCAAACTGTTGGGTCTGTCCTCTTCTCAGGGAACAGGTCCAGTGCCAAGAGACATGTCATTCCCTGTGCCCAAGGGAGCCTCCTGGCATGACCTTTATGATTACATCAG GTTTCCCTCAGAGGGAACAAAATTACCCTTTGACTCCATTCAAAAAG GATGTGTCTCCAACCAAAGAAGCCCTAATCGAGAGGAGCCTCGTTCAATCAACCTCAGCAAACCGGTTCAGGACCGTGTGTCCCTCATCCAGCAGATCACCACTCCAAAAACA CTCACAAGTAATCAAAGCCCCTTGGTGACCAAGATACCTGATCTGGGAGTAGTGTCCACTCATCCGAGGGATGACTGGCTCAGCCATAATGATGACCAGTATCAGCAGGAGTCTGCAGGCTCCAGTTCACACCAGCTCACATTCAAGCCACGCTCTGATTCTGATGATAGAGGAGTTCATGTGTACGTGCATCCTAAAGATGGCTTCAGCAAACATGGGGAGGAAAGTGAAGAAGAG CTTGTCTGCACTCCTGTTCCTCATCCTGTCCATCTAGCCTCGTCCAAAGGAACCAGGAAGCAG AAGCTGCTTCCAGACCCAATTCTCAGACTCAATCGAATCATCGGCTTTGGAGGAGCTACTACTAAATAT GCCCTGTGGACCAAATCTGGTGATGCGGTGGTGTACCCATGCCACGCAATTATTGTCTCTATGGAGATTTCCTCTAACCAGCAGAGGTTCTTCATTGGCCACACTGATAAG GTATCTGCACTGGCTTTCAATGGCAACACAACAGTTCTGGCCTCAGCTcaaactggcaaccacagcGTAGTTCGAGTGTGGGACTACCACAAAGGAAACTGTCTGGCCATGTTTAGGACTCATGCCCATTCATTATCCTGTCTCAG CTTCTCATACAGCAGTGGTATTCTCTGTGGAGTTGGTAAAGACAGCCACTGCAAAACA ATGGTGCTGGTGTGGAACACTGTGAAAGTTAGTAAAGGTGGAGAGTTGACCATCTTAGCCAAAGCACACACAGATGTGGACATCCACACCATGAAGGTTGCCTTCTTTGATGATACAAG GATGGTGTCATGTGGCCGGGATAATGTCCGCCTGTGGCGAGTGCGGAATGGGACTCTGCGGTCCTGTCCAGTCAACCTGGGTGAATACCACTCAATGGACTTCACTGATGTTGCCTTTGAGGAGGGAAATTTTTCAAACCATAGTCTTGATGATCGAACACT ATTTGTCAGCAGTCGGAGTGGGCATATTTTTGAGATCGACTACAGCAAAGTTGTTATCAGAAATGTCAGGAGACTGTTGcctgcacagcagcagcatgcagATCGTAGGGAGAAATTGACTTTCAACACAG GTCCAGGCATTGCCATCAACAGCATCAGTGTGTCCTCATCATTCTGTTGCACGGGCTCCGAAGATGGCTTCCTGCGGCTTTGGCCCCTCGATTTTTCTGCCGTCTTCCTGGAGGCTG AGCATGAGGGACCTGTGAACGTGGTGTCAGTCTCATCAGACAGCCTTCAGGTCCTGGCAGGCACCTCCACTGGAAACCTGGGTTACCTTGATGTGAGCAGCCGCGGTTACAACACGTTGATGAGATCACATACAGATGCTGTACTTGGCTTCAGTGTGGACGGCATCCGTCGGCATCTCACCACAGCCTCTTCTGATGGCACAGTGCGCATTTGGAATATGGATTCCTTGCATCAG TTGTATGATTTTGTGTCAGAGGAAGGTCCCTGCTCCGTGGCCTTCCATCCCAGTGAGCAGGTCTTCTCTTGTGGTTTCAGCTCAGGCATCATCAGAGTCTTTGACATCTCCAGTGCCAAACTGCTCGCTGAACACAG GCAGCACAGAGGTGAGGTGATAGGTCTTGCCTTCTCTCCAGACGGGGAGTTCATGTACAGTGCCGATTCTGAGGGCTCTCTGGCACTTTACAACGCCTCTGACGATGACCACAATGTGATCAgagttgtgt GTAATGCGGTGGCCCGAGGCACTGAGCGCGCTCCAGATGCCCTCGCAGTGAGCAGTGACAGCCGCTGTCTGGCTTTCGTCGGTCCCTCGGAGTACATTGTCACCATCGCTGACTCGCAGTCTCTAGATGAG TTGCTCCATGTAGATGTAAGCATTTTGGACGTAGAGAGCTCCCGCCTTGATTCTGCACAAAAGGTCTGCTTCTCTCCAGCCACCACTGAACACTTGCTCGTTGCCACATCTGCCAACAAGATCCTCTGGGTCAGCACCAAGACAGGCCGTCTGCTCCGAGAG GTGTCTAAGGTGCACAAACACCAGTGCTCGTCCCTGGCTGTGAGTGAGGACAGTCGATTCCTGCTGACAGCAGGACACAATGCTGTGAAAGTGTGGGATTACAACATGCAGCTCCATATTAACTCACAG ATGTTCATTGGCCACAGTCAGCCCATTCGCCAGGTGAGCTTCACCCCTGACCAGCAGGGTGTGGTCTCAGTGGGAGATGCTATATTCCTTTGGGACTTCCTGGCCCATCCTGTTGACtctctgactgacagctg ctcacctctcagaTTAAGCTACATTTCAGCTCCTAAATCAG TTCAACCAGATGCTGAGGCGAGTGGAGTTCAGTTGTCGAATGGGATGCCTCGACAGACAGCACCCCTCCCCTTCTCACTGCCACAGCCACTAGATGTCAGCACCCTTGACCAAGTTGACCAAG CTTTTGGCTCCCTGTCCATTAATGATGAAACTCCGACTATCTCGACCACTAAGGAAGCAGCCAGGGATTTAGGTCTCTCCTCTGAACCCAGACCTGCAGCATCCTTCCTTAAAGTCACAGAGCTGGACT GTGAGCTGAGAACAAAGAAGTCAGGACGTCCTGATTGTTACAGGCACTTCATCCCACGTTTCAAGACCACTACCATTGATCAG GCTGCCGCAGCTCCCCAGCCAGGAGAAGAGGGCATAAAGCTGAAAGCAATAATTGGCTACAATGGCAATGGGCGAGGCAACATGGTGTGGAGCCCTGACCAAG GTTTGTTTGCATACTCGTGCggctgtgtggtggtggtggagtacCTCCATACAGGCAGTCAGAGACACCTACAAGGCCACAGCGAGGAGATCTCTTGTCTTGCAGTCACAAATAACGCAAAG ACAGTAGCATCAGCAGCTGGCGGCAGTAACAGTGGCGGAAGCCTCATCTGCATTTGGGATGTCCAGAATGGAACTTGTCGTAAAACCATCTCCTACCACAGCGGGGCAGTGCAGAGTCTCGCTTTCTCCAGGGATGatcacttctttctttctgttg GAGACTTTTCTGACCCAGAGGTGGCTCTGTGGAGCAGCAAGACCTTCCAGCTGCTGTCCAGTGTGAGCATGTCAGGACCAATCAATGACGCAGCCTTCAGCCCCTCGGCAGCTAGTCAGCTGGCCTGTGTAGGAAGCCAAGGGGCATACTTTTGCCTCATCCACACACGTGGCTCAGATGTTGAGCTCAAG GTCCAGAAGGCGAAAGCACCAGCGATGGTGGGTGATGTGGAGCAGACGGCTCTGTGCTACCACATGGACTCCTTTCTGTTTACCGGCACCAATCGAGGACATGTTTTTGTCTGGGACATTAACACACAGCGCTGCTTCATGACGTGGGAAGCTGATGAGGGCGAGATTG GAGTGCTGCTGTGTCGAGGGAACCGTCTGTTGACAGGCAGCAACACTCGCTGGTTGCGACTGTGGGAGGTAGAAGCTGTGTTGGGTGTTAAGCCTCAGGAAAAGGTCTGCAATGTGGAAGACAG TGGGACCATGGTGGTGTTGGAACAGGAGATAATGCTGGACGGGACAATGGTCAGTGCAGCCTTTGATAGCACAATGGACATGGGAATCGTTGGCACCACAGTGGGAACCCTCTGGTACATCAACTGGTCAGACAACAGCAGCACCCGGCTTGTCAGCGGCCACAATGCCAAG GTGAATGATGTGGCATTCAGCTCTGATGAGAACCATTTTGCAACCTGCAGCGAGGACGGTAGTGTGAGGGTGTGGTCGGCCCCCAGCAACGAGATGGTGGTGCAGTTCCAGGTGCTCAACCAG GCCTGTGGCTGTGTATGCTGGAGTCATTCCTCCAGGAAGGACGGtgcatgtgtggctgcaggATACAGCGATGGGACCCTGAGGATTTTCTGTCTTGCCTCCTCTGAGATGGAGATGAAGCTGCATCCCCATCACGTGGCTGTCACTGCCATACAGTACTCTGCCAACG GTCATGTGATCCTTTCAGCGGGGAAGAATGGTCTGGTAGCTGTCAGCAGCCCGGTGAATGGAGCGACTATCCGTGTCATCAGGGACCACAAAGGAGTGCCGATAACCACCATCCAGAGTGTGAATGAACAG TGTCAGAAGTTCGGCCTGGAAGGAAATGAGATGTGGTTGGCTGCCAGTGCTGACAGACGCGTCAGTGTGTGGGCTGCCGATTGGTTGAAGGACAAGTGTGATCTGCTGGACTGGCTGACGTTTCCAGCTCCGGCCTATTTTGGG GATGACAGCCCACCTCCCAGCCTGGCTGCCTTCTGCCCTGCAGACCCCGGCCTGATAGTCTACTCTGGCTACGGCGTGGAGAAAGAACTGTGCTTCTATAGCCTGGCTAAAAAACAG atTATAAAAAAGATTGCCCTGCCCAACTGGGCCACATGCTTTAGCCTCTCCTGTAGGAGTCAGCTCATAGCTGTGGGATCAAAAG AGCGAGTTTTGAAGTTGATCAAGTCGACCAGCGGCAGGTTCCAGGACTTCACGCAGCACAGTGACTCACTGCAGACCTGtcgcttctctccctctgggaCACTTCTGTTCTCTGTAGCTTACAATGAGATCCTGCTGTGGGAGGTGCAGGGCCTCTGA
- the LOC115571673 gene encoding glucagon receptor-like isoform X1 has translation MSAAMNRTQDVITLICLLILELPLIEMASGKVLEETYLRWVQYKEDCAKMIENEPLSQADLFCNRTFDRYACWPDTPAGSVVNISCPFYLPWYEKVSHGVVLRRCGSDGLWERDDSGQVWRDLTQCEEEKEVTSQELWLKQMMVSFRMLYTVGYSLSLFTLTTALIILLSFRKLHCTRNYIHANLFLSLILRAVSVIIKDTMLERHWGREIMKQTDVKEMLSHQAAIGCRIAQVMMQYCVLANHYWFFGEAIYLYSVLIASVFIDSTKYLPYICLGWGTPLLFVVPWAVMKLYKENKECWAFNENMNYWWIIRFPILFASLINFLIFMKILKVILSKLRANNQSEYPDYKLRLAKATLTLVPLFGIHEIIFIFATDEQTTGILRYIKVFFTLFLNSFQGLLVAVLYCYANKEVRTELKRKLRSWRIEAEIACCGQ, from the exons ATGTCTGCAGCAATGAATAGGACACAAGACGTAATAACTTTGATCTGCCTGCTGATTCTTGAACTGCCACTG ATTGAAATGGCCAGTGGGAAAGTCTTGGAGGAGACTTATCTGAGGTGGGTCCAGTACAAAGAAGACTGTGCGAAAATGATAGAAAACGAGCCACTCAGTCAAG CGGACTTGTTCTGTAACAGGACGTTTGACAGATACGCCTGCTGGCCAGATACCCCTGCCGGCTCTGTGGTCAACATTTCATGCCCTTTCTACCTGCCGTGGTATGAAAAAG TGTCCCACGGTGTTGTGCTTCGACGGTGTGGCTCTGACGGCCTCTGGGAGAGAGATGACAGTGGGCAGGTGTGGAGAGACTTGACCCAgtgtgaggaggaaaaagaggtCACATCTCAGGAG CTGTGGTTAAAACAAATGATGGTGAGCTTCAGGATGTTGTACACTGTCGGCTactctttgtctctcttcacACTCACAACGGCTCTCATCATTCTCCTGAGCTTTAG GAAGCTGCATTGCACCAGGAACTACATTCATGCAAACCTCTTCCTGTCGCTCATCCTGCGAGCAGTATCCGTCATCATTAAGGACACCATGCTGGAACGCCACTGGGGAAGAGAAATCATGAAGCAGACTGACGTAAAAGAGATGCTCAGTCATCAG GCTGCTATTGGCTGCAGGATAGCACAGGTGATGATGCAGTACTGTGTCCTGGCCAATCACTATTGGTTCTTTGGAGAGGCTATTTATTTGTACTCTGTGCTTATCGCTTCGGTGTTCATCGACAGCACCAAATACTTACCCTACATCTGTCTTGGCTGGG GAACCCCACTTCTCTTTGTGGTTCCCTGGGCAGTGATGAAGCtatataaagaaaacaaaga GTGTTGGGCCTTCAATGAGAACATGAACTACTGGTGGATCATTCGTTTCCCAATTCTTTTTGCTTCACTT ATCAACTTTCTGATTTTCATGAAGATCCTGAAGGTCATTCTTTCCAAATTACGAGCCAACAACCAGAGTGAATACCCGGATTACAAACTTCG GCTTGCCAAGGCAACACTTACTCTCGTCCCTTTATTCGGGATACATGAGATCATATTCATCTTTGCTACAGATGAGCAGACAACAGGCATTCTGCGCTACATTAAGGTCTTCTTCACCCTTTTTCTCAATTCATTTCAG GGCCTTCTGGTGGCGGTGCTCTACTGCTATGCCAATAAAGAG GTGAGGACAGAGCTCAAGAGGAAGTTACGTAGCTGGAGGATAGAGGCTGAGATTGCATGCTGTGGACAGTGA